Proteins found in one Planctomycetes bacterium MalM25 genomic segment:
- a CDS encoding Alpha/beta hydrolase family protein, translated as MIGPADDFAACTPDPPHPGRELVVMTHGIASTRFFLTPLALRLRRAGFGVRLHGYPSLWWSNRTFGRSFAALLRRLGERCDRLHVVGHSMGGIVARCALEEELPPNLGRVVQIAPPNQGSHMATRIGHYHGHPLWDAVVVAPHRLIAPTLDELRDTPDSFVRQLGPPPPGVDVGVITASHDNVLHPEQTHLPGAADEVTVAGWHTGILWKRDTATQVASFLQTGAFNPAITPA; from the coding sequence ATGATCGGACCCGCCGACGATTTCGCCGCCTGTACGCCCGACCCGCCCCATCCGGGACGGGAGTTGGTCGTGATGACGCATGGCATCGCCAGCACCCGGTTCTTCCTGACCCCGCTCGCGCTGCGGCTCCGCCGGGCCGGCTTCGGCGTGCGGCTGCACGGGTACCCTTCGCTCTGGTGGTCGAACCGGACGTTCGGCCGGAGCTTCGCGGCGTTGCTCAGGCGGCTGGGTGAACGGTGCGATCGGCTGCACGTGGTCGGTCACAGCATGGGGGGCATCGTCGCGCGCTGTGCATTAGAGGAAGAGCTGCCCCCGAACCTGGGACGCGTCGTGCAGATCGCCCCGCCCAATCAGGGGTCGCACATGGCGACCCGCATCGGGCACTACCACGGCCACCCGCTGTGGGACGCCGTGGTGGTCGCGCCGCACCGGCTGATCGCCCCGACGCTCGACGAGCTGCGCGACACGCCCGACAGCTTCGTCCGCCAACTCGGCCCGCCGCCGCCCGGTGTGGACGTCGGCGTCATCACGGCGAGCCACGACAACGTGCTGCACCCCGAGCAGACCCACCTGCCCGGCGCCGCGGACGAGGTGACCGTCGCCGGCTGGCACACGGGCATCCTTTGGAAACGCGACACGGCCACGCAGGTCGCCAGCTTCTTGCAGACCGGCGCCTTCAATCCGGCCATCACACCCGCTTGA
- the ped gene encoding (S)-1-Phenylethanol dehydrogenase codes for MGYEVEGKVALVTGSNRGIGLEIAKALLNGGVAKLYAAARKPESVQPLVDEYGDRVVPIRIDVQDAESVAAAAATASDAQIVVNNAGVLKTVDPFADDTFESFQFELDVNVFGLLRVARAFAPVLKANGGGALVQLNSIASLKSFPAFTTYCASKAASYSITQALRDTLAEQGTAVLSVHPGPIATDMGDDAGFDEADSPTVVADGIVTALAAGDFHLFPDTMAQQVGAAYAGFAENLVEANLTEA; via the coding sequence ATGGGTTACGAAGTCGAGGGCAAGGTCGCGCTGGTGACCGGCTCCAACCGGGGCATCGGCCTCGAGATCGCCAAGGCGCTGCTCAACGGCGGCGTGGCGAAGCTGTACGCGGCCGCCCGGAAACCGGAGAGCGTGCAGCCGCTGGTGGACGAGTATGGCGATCGGGTCGTGCCGATCCGCATCGACGTGCAGGACGCCGAGTCGGTCGCCGCCGCGGCGGCCACGGCGAGCGACGCGCAGATCGTCGTCAACAACGCCGGCGTGCTGAAGACGGTCGACCCGTTCGCGGACGACACCTTTGAGAGTTTTCAGTTCGAGCTGGACGTGAACGTCTTCGGCCTGCTGCGCGTGGCTCGGGCGTTCGCGCCGGTGCTGAAGGCGAACGGCGGGGGCGCGCTGGTGCAGCTCAATTCGATCGCCTCGCTGAAGAGCTTCCCGGCGTTCACGACCTACTGCGCGTCGAAGGCGGCGAGCTACTCGATCACCCAGGCGCTGCGTGACACGCTCGCCGAGCAGGGGACGGCCGTCCTGAGCGTCCACCCGGGGCCGATCGCCACCGACATGGGCGACGACGCCGGCTTCGACGAGGCCGACTCGCCGACGGTGGTCGCCGACGGGATCGTCACCGCGCTCGCCGCGGGCGACTTCCACCTCTTCCCGGACACGATGGCCCAGCAGGTCGGCGCCGCCTACGCCGGCTTCGCCGAGAACCTCGTCGAAGCGAACCTGACGGAGGCGTGA
- the gpx2 gene encoding Hydroperoxy fatty acid reductase gpx2, with the protein MIRLTTLLALLALVAPSPAAETVAPAALDFSMETLHGEPVTLSEAYAGKVVLFVNVASKCGFTRQYEGLQELHARYGEQGLAIVGVPCNQFGGQEPGTADQIAEFCSATYGVEFDMLQKVDVKGAEQCPLYAYLTGDSPYPGKVKWNFEKFLVSKEGEVVGRFNSRVEPLGPELTMAIEKQLAK; encoded by the coding sequence ATGATCCGTCTGACCACGCTGCTGGCCCTCCTCGCGCTCGTCGCCCCGTCGCCCGCCGCCGAGACCGTCGCCCCCGCGGCGCTCGACTTCTCGATGGAGACCCTGCACGGCGAGCCGGTGACGCTCTCCGAAGCCTACGCCGGCAAGGTGGTGCTGTTCGTGAACGTCGCGAGCAAGTGCGGCTTCACCCGCCAGTACGAGGGGCTGCAAGAGCTGCACGCCCGTTACGGCGAGCAGGGCCTGGCGATCGTCGGCGTGCCGTGCAACCAGTTCGGTGGTCAGGAGCCGGGCACGGCCGACCAGATCGCCGAGTTCTGCTCCGCGACCTACGGCGTCGAGTTCGACATGCTCCAGAAGGTCGACGTGAAGGGCGCCGAGCAATGCCCGCTCTACGCCTACCTGACGGGCGACTCGCCCTACCCCGGCAAGGTGAAGTGGAACTTCGAGAAGTTCCTGGTGAGCAAAGAGGGCGAGGTCGTCGGTCGCTTCAACTCGCGTGTCGAGCCGCTCGGACCGGAGTTGACGATGGCGATCGAGAAACAGCTGGCGAAGTGA
- a CDS encoding ribosomal-protein-alanine N-acetyltransferase, which yields MAMTESPTQLDVHIRWMIRRDMEQVLDIEQAAFEFPWSEEDFVSCLRRRNCIGMVAERGERVLGFMIYELHKTRLHLLNFAVARDTRRRGVGGQMVDKLVGKLSSQRRTRLSLEVRETNLDAQLFFKNTGFRATSVLRDFYDDSPEDAYLMQYYHRSAEVEFLPADGGIHRMAG from the coding sequence ATGGCGATGACCGAGAGCCCAACGCAGTTGGATGTCCACATCCGCTGGATGATCCGCCGCGACATGGAGCAGGTGCTCGACATCGAACAGGCCGCGTTCGAGTTCCCCTGGTCGGAGGAGGACTTCGTCAGCTGCCTCCGCCGACGCAACTGCATCGGCATGGTCGCCGAGCGGGGCGAGCGGGTCCTGGGGTTCATGATCTACGAGCTGCACAAGACGCGGCTCCACCTGCTGAACTTCGCCGTCGCCCGCGACACCCGCCGGCGGGGCGTGGGCGGGCAGATGGTCGACAAGCTGGTCGGCAAGCTCAGCAGCCAACGCCGCACCCGGCTGTCGCTCGAAGTCCGCGAGACGAACCTCGACGCGCAGCTCTTCTTCAAGAACACGGGCTTCCGCGCGACGTCGGTCCTCCGCGACTTCTACGACGACTCGCCCGAAGACGCCTACCTCATGCAGTACTACCACCGCTCCGCCGAGGTCGAGTTCCTCCCGGCGGACGGCGGCATCCACCGCATGGCAGGGTGA
- the arnC_1 gene encoding Undecaprenyl-phosphate 4-deoxy-4-formamido-L-arabinose transferase → MAPQKTSVIMTDRGDAMDVLDPIEAETPQQPAIPTGAPADPAVPRRMERTLDLAEEALAEARRHGDLAAPAEAPPEQQPALRLKVSVLMPVFNEAATLAKIVARVRDEGRHDELLIVDDCSTDGTRDLLIDMDRQFDDVRVVLHGYNRGKGAALRTALSHARGDVVLIQDADLEYDPSDYAKLLDPIHAGEADVVYGSRFLENAAEQDPSWLHRFGNRMLTRASNLTTGLRLTDMETCYKAFRRDALRGMWLRENRFGFEPEITAKLARRGCRFKEVPIAYDGRGWEEGKKIGPRDAVRALWCILRYGWVD, encoded by the coding sequence ATGGCTCCGCAGAAGACGAGCGTTATCATGACGGATAGAGGTGACGCGATGGACGTGCTCGACCCGATCGAAGCAGAAACGCCCCAGCAGCCGGCGATCCCAACCGGTGCGCCCGCCGACCCGGCGGTCCCGCGCCGTATGGAGCGGACGCTCGACCTGGCGGAGGAGGCGCTCGCGGAGGCCCGCCGCCACGGCGACCTCGCCGCGCCCGCCGAGGCTCCGCCCGAGCAGCAGCCCGCGCTGCGGCTGAAGGTCTCGGTGCTGATGCCCGTCTTCAACGAGGCGGCCACGCTCGCCAAGATCGTCGCCCGCGTGCGCGACGAGGGCCGACACGACGAGCTGCTGATCGTCGACGATTGCAGCACCGACGGCACGCGCGACCTGCTCATCGACATGGACCGGCAGTTCGACGACGTGCGCGTCGTCCTGCACGGCTACAACCGGGGCAAGGGCGCCGCGCTGCGGACCGCCCTGTCCCACGCCCGTGGCGACGTCGTGCTGATCCAGGACGCCGACCTCGAGTACGACCCGTCCGACTACGCGAAGCTGCTCGACCCAATCCACGCGGGCGAGGCGGACGTGGTGTATGGCTCGCGGTTCCTCGAGAACGCCGCCGAGCAGGACCCCTCGTGGCTGCACCGCTTCGGCAACCGGATGCTCACCCGCGCGTCGAACCTCACGACGGGCCTCCGCCTCACCGACATGGAGACCTGCTACAAAGCGTTCCGCCGCGACGCGCTGCGGGGCATGTGGCTGCGTGAGAACCGGTTCGGCTTCGAGCCGGAGATCACCGCGAAGCTCGCCCGCCGCGGCTGCCGCTTCAAAGAAGTCCCGATCGCCTACGACGGTCGCGGTTGGGAAGAGGGCAAGAAGATTGGCCCCCGCGACGCCGTGCGGGCGCTGTGGTGCATCCTGCGTTACGGGTGGGTTGATTGA
- a CDS encoding phosphodiesterase, whose amino-acid sequence MRIGVVSDTHGSVAHTRPAIRMLESLEVEAALHCGDIGSEEVIELFAPWPTHFVFGNCDYDHAELRRAIEAAGQTCHGLFGEVELGGVRIALLHSHERSRFEEAIASDRYGLVCYGHTHVADQEQHGETLVLNPGALYRANPPSIAVVELLAVEATVVPL is encoded by the coding sequence ATGCGGATCGGAGTCGTCAGCGACACGCACGGGTCGGTCGCCCACACGCGCCCGGCGATCAGGATGCTGGAGAGCCTCGAAGTGGAGGCGGCCCTGCATTGTGGCGATATCGGCAGCGAGGAGGTCATTGAACTCTTCGCCCCGTGGCCGACGCACTTCGTCTTCGGCAACTGCGACTACGACCACGCCGAGCTGCGGCGAGCGATCGAAGCGGCCGGACAGACGTGCCACGGACTGTTCGGCGAAGTCGAGTTAGGCGGCGTGCGGATCGCGCTGCTGCACAGCCACGAACGCAGCCGCTTCGAAGAGGCGATCGCCTCGGACAGGTACGGCCTCGTCTGTTACGGCCACACCCACGTGGCGGACCAAGAGCAACACGGCGAGACGCTGGTGCTCAACCCGGGCGCGCTGTACCGAGCGAACCCGCCTTCGATCGCGGTGGTCGAACTGCTGGCGGTCGAGGCGACGGTAGTCCCCCTGTGA
- the infC gene encoding Translation initiation factor IF-3, whose product MSRFRTVDRNADRKDQQRINEAIRITPIRVIAEDGEQLGVIPTEDALTRAKDAGLDLVEVAPTERPPVCRIMDYGKFKYQQKKRHSKGHTHQSQNKEVRLRPKIGEHDLMTKVNRARAFLEKNDKVVFSVIFRGRENAHTDEGFKLIKRVVAELEDIAKLEQGPSMQGRRVIATLAPK is encoded by the coding sequence TTGTCCCGTTTCCGTACCGTCGATCGCAACGCCGATCGCAAAGACCAGCAGCGAATCAACGAAGCGATCCGCATCACCCCGATCCGCGTGATCGCCGAAGACGGCGAGCAGCTCGGCGTGATCCCGACCGAGGACGCCCTCACCCGCGCGAAGGATGCGGGCCTCGATCTGGTGGAGGTCGCTCCCACGGAGCGTCCGCCCGTTTGCCGGATCATGGACTACGGCAAGTTCAAGTACCAGCAGAAGAAGCGGCACAGCAAAGGCCACACGCACCAGAGCCAGAACAAAGAGGTCCGGCTCCGCCCGAAGATCGGCGAGCACGACCTGATGACCAAGGTCAACCGCGCCCGCGCCTTCCTGGAGAAGAACGACAAGGTCGTCTTCTCGGTGATCTTCCGCGGCCGCGAGAACGCCCACACGGACGAGGGCTTCAAGCTGATCAAGCGGGTCGTCGCCGAGCTGGAAGACATCGCGAAGCTCGAGCAGGGCCCCTCGATGCAGGGCCGCCGCGTGATCGCCACGCTGGCCCCCAAGTAG
- a CDS encoding Peptidase family M50 yields MSDQTPPGPTPPPETPPAGFDAEVGGRELRSSDLKSSAPRKRSRRRRIGLPVGLFIATCASTLWVGAADWRPLERMNTWEQMAQTLSANWEQGVVYMLAVLAILLTHEMGHFLLTLIHRIPASYPLCIPVPFNPIGTMGALIGMDGMRANRRQIFDIGLAGPLAGLLVAIPILWFGVQRLDLSETPVPGEVQLNSPLVVKWMIQAQGAERVINDGSGQRTVNTGEWIGIRQVNPFFMAGWVGMLITGLNMLPISQLDGGHTIYGLFGKDAHTLARGFIVVAITYIVINLDQAAVWTPMLILVILMGVDHPPTSDDRVELDDVRWAIGVASLAIPVLCFPLLGLKQ; encoded by the coding sequence ATGAGCGACCAGACGCCGCCCGGACCGACCCCACCCCCCGAGACCCCCCCCGCCGGCTTCGACGCCGAGGTGGGCGGCCGCGAGTTGCGGAGCTCGGATCTGAAGTCCTCCGCCCCTCGCAAGCGCTCGCGCCGCCGCCGGATCGGCCTGCCGGTCGGCCTGTTCATCGCGACCTGCGCGAGCACCCTGTGGGTCGGCGCCGCCGACTGGCGGCCGCTCGAGCGGATGAACACCTGGGAGCAGATGGCCCAGACCCTCTCGGCCAACTGGGAGCAGGGGGTCGTCTACATGCTCGCGGTGCTCGCCATTTTGCTGACGCACGAGATGGGCCACTTCCTGCTGACGCTCATCCACCGCATCCCGGCGAGCTACCCGCTCTGCATCCCGGTGCCGTTCAACCCGATCGGCACGATGGGCGCTCTGATCGGCATGGACGGCATGCGCGCCAACCGCCGGCAGATCTTCGACATCGGCCTCGCCGGCCCGCTGGCGGGGCTGCTGGTCGCGATCCCGATCCTCTGGTTCGGCGTGCAGCGGCTCGACCTCTCCGAGACTCCCGTGCCGGGCGAGGTGCAGCTCAACAGCCCGCTGGTGGTCAAGTGGATGATCCAGGCACAGGGCGCCGAGCGGGTGATCAACGACGGCTCAGGCCAACGCACGGTCAATACGGGCGAGTGGATCGGCATCCGCCAAGTGAACCCGTTCTTCATGGCGGGCTGGGTCGGCATGTTGATCACGGGGCTCAACATGCTGCCGATCAGCCAACTCGACGGGGGCCACACGATCTACGGCCTATTCGGCAAGGACGCGCACACCCTCGCCCGCGGGTTCATCGTCGTCGCGATCACCTACATCGTGATCAACCTCGACCAAGCCGCCGTGTGGACGCCGATGCTGATCCTCGTGATCCTGATGGGCGTCGACCACCCGCCGACCTCGGACGACCGCGTCGAGCTGGACGACGTCCGCTGGGCGATCGGCGTCGCGTCGCTGGCGATCCCGGTGCTCTGTTTTCCGCTCTTGGGGCTGAAGCAGTGA
- the rimK_1 gene encoding Ribosomal protein S6 modification protein: MKLAILSRNRACYSTRRLREAAESRGHTVKVLDTLKFSIDLAQGEPDLYFRSKLLSHYDAVLPRIGASITYYGTAVLRQFEQMDVFCTNPSWGLANSRDKLRCLQILSKHRIGMPPTTFVRDRKDILPAIERVGGAPVVIKLIEGTQGVGVILAETNKVAEAIIETLQSTKQNVLVQKFVAESKGRDLRAFVVGDQVVGAMRRVASGGEFRSNVHRGGTTEAVDISDEAAKIAVRSAQIMGLRVAGVDMLESNEGPQVMEVNSSPGLEGIELCTQLDIAGAVIDYIAARVDFPEIDIHQRLTVSRGYGVTEIHVPEGSDYVGKTIDESGLPEKDVNVLTLYRDTSVIPNPRLKRTLEAGDRLLCFGKLDSMRELIPEKVRKKRRPKIKDLPEEEVESSSGEA, encoded by the coding sequence ATGAAGCTGGCGATCCTCTCCCGCAACCGCGCGTGCTACAGCACGAGGCGTCTCCGCGAAGCGGCCGAGAGCCGCGGGCACACGGTCAAGGTGCTCGACACCCTCAAGTTCTCCATCGATCTGGCCCAGGGCGAGCCCGATCTCTACTTCCGCTCGAAGCTCCTGAGCCATTACGACGCGGTGCTGCCGAGGATCGGCGCGTCGATCACCTACTACGGCACCGCCGTGCTGCGGCAGTTCGAGCAGATGGACGTTTTCTGCACCAACCCCTCCTGGGGCTTGGCGAACTCACGTGACAAGCTCCGCTGCCTGCAAATCCTCAGCAAGCACCGCATCGGCATGCCGCCGACGACCTTCGTCCGCGACCGCAAGGACATCCTTCCGGCGATCGAGCGCGTCGGCGGGGCGCCGGTGGTTATCAAGCTGATCGAGGGCACCCAGGGCGTGGGCGTCATCCTCGCCGAAACCAACAAGGTCGCCGAGGCGATCATCGAGACCCTTCAGAGCACCAAGCAGAACGTCCTGGTGCAGAAGTTTGTCGCCGAGAGCAAGGGACGCGACCTCCGCGCCTTCGTGGTTGGCGACCAGGTCGTCGGAGCGATGCGGCGTGTCGCTTCGGGCGGGGAGTTCCGCAGCAACGTCCACCGCGGCGGCACCACCGAGGCGGTCGACATCAGCGACGAGGCGGCCAAGATCGCCGTCCGCTCCGCCCAGATCATGGGACTGCGGGTTGCGGGGGTCGATATGCTCGAATCCAACGAAGGTCCCCAGGTGATGGAGGTCAACTCATCGCCGGGGCTGGAGGGCATTGAGCTATGCACCCAGCTCGATATTGCCGGCGCGGTGATCGACTACATCGCCGCCCGCGTCGACTTCCCCGAGATCGACATCCACCAACGGCTGACGGTGAGCCGCGGCTACGGCGTCACCGAGATCCACGTGCCGGAGGGGTCGGACTACGTCGGCAAGACGATCGACGAATCGGGGCTTCCCGAGAAGGACGTCAACGTGCTCACTTTGTACCGTGACACAAGCGTCATCCCGAACCCGCGACTCAAGCGAACCCTCGAAGCGGGCGACCGTCTGCTTTGCTTTGGGAAGCTCGACTCGATGCGTGAGCTGATTCCCGAGAAGGTGCGCAAAAAACGCCGCCCGAAGATCAAAGACCTTCCGGAAGAAGAGGTCGAGTCCTCCTCGGGTGAAGCCTGA
- the clpP1 gene encoding ATP-dependent Clp protease proteolytic subunit 1, translating to MSESLPPPRAPSYSLTALAVCAACAAIVYVAINAVKVLQRLDESIAIAGGAEYLLEPSVDLLVDRLNESGYDRQPIDPDDPLLKRRTIVISEGVHERLATRVIERLLYLDAIEPGEPIELRITTSGGWVDSAFAIVDTMRSIESPVNAVAVGGCYSAGTVILAGATGERTATPNALLSVHVNDYYRGGEAFEADTHELVRFRDLYLDHTSVPGEWFEAEGEEHYYFDAQQALKFGLIDRLAKPAWESPAEEKRRKRPAA from the coding sequence ATGTCCGAATCCCTCCCACCACCTCGCGCCCCCTCCTATTCACTCACGGCGTTGGCGGTGTGCGCCGCCTGTGCGGCGATCGTGTACGTCGCGATCAACGCCGTAAAGGTGCTCCAACGCCTTGACGAGTCGATCGCCATCGCGGGCGGGGCGGAGTACTTGCTTGAACCCTCGGTCGATCTGCTGGTCGATCGCCTCAACGAGTCGGGTTACGACCGCCAGCCGATCGATCCTGACGACCCGCTGCTCAAGCGGCGGACGATCGTCATCAGCGAGGGCGTGCACGAGCGGCTCGCGACGCGCGTCATCGAGCGGCTGCTCTACCTCGACGCGATCGAACCGGGCGAGCCAATCGAGCTGCGGATCACGACCTCCGGCGGTTGGGTCGATTCGGCGTTCGCCATCGTCGACACGATGCGGTCGATCGAGTCGCCGGTCAACGCGGTCGCCGTCGGCGGCTGCTACTCGGCCGGCACGGTCATCCTCGCCGGCGCCACGGGCGAGCGGACCGCCACGCCGAACGCGTTGCTCTCGGTCCACGTGAACGACTACTACCGCGGTGGTGAGGCTTTCGAGGCCGATACGCACGAGCTAGTCCGCTTCCGCGATCTCTATCTCGATCACACGAGCGTCCCCGGTGAGTGGTTCGAGGCTGAGGGCGAAGAGCACTACTACTTTGACGCGCAGCAAGCGCTCAAATTCGGCCTCATTGACCGCCTCGCCAAGCCGGCATGGGAATCGCCCGCCGAAGAGAAACGACGTAAACGGCCAGCGGCCTAG
- a CDS encoding Folylpolyglutamate synthase — MSPPTYDAARDDAIAWLMGRINYERTRPVPYAEQAFKLDAVRELLRRLDDPQEGLKIVHLAGTKGKGSTGAMIAAALQAAGHTTGVYSSPHLDRLEERFAVGGEPCPAAELVGLVERVRPHAEAMDHELGAGPTFFDLTTAMALAHFADRGVDAVVLEVGLGGRLDSTNIVTPALTAITSISLDHTKQLGPTRAAIAAEKAGILKAGVPCVSGVADSEAGDVIARIASERGCPLMVRERDFHIEPTNHSTASPQNQTASPRRPSWVFTQTQPDGSTETIEDILPALPGGAQAQNAAVALAALGTLANAGWDLPIEARRHGIAAGRLPARLERFEGVPPVVVDGAHNDASARALAEALDGLLPGTPRERRVLVVAISDDKDLAAILEPLAQRFGHVLATRYLDNPRAADPGEIAAVAARITDSVSIEPAPAEAFRKAKELATGAGAVVFAGSLLFAAEARRLVLAERP; from the coding sequence GTGAGCCCCCCAACCTACGACGCCGCCCGCGACGACGCCATCGCCTGGCTGATGGGGCGCATCAACTACGAGCGGACCCGCCCGGTCCCCTACGCCGAGCAGGCGTTCAAGCTCGACGCGGTCCGCGAGCTGCTCCGCCGGCTGGACGACCCACAAGAGGGGCTGAAGATCGTCCACCTCGCCGGCACCAAAGGGAAAGGCTCGACCGGGGCGATGATCGCCGCCGCGCTGCAAGCGGCCGGCCACACAACCGGCGTGTACAGCTCGCCGCACCTCGACCGTTTGGAAGAGCGCTTCGCCGTCGGCGGCGAGCCGTGCCCCGCGGCGGAGTTGGTCGGCCTCGTAGAGCGCGTCCGCCCCCACGCCGAGGCGATGGACCACGAACTTGGCGCCGGGCCGACCTTCTTCGACCTGACAACGGCGATGGCCCTCGCCCACTTCGCCGACCGAGGGGTCGATGCGGTCGTCCTGGAGGTCGGCCTCGGCGGACGACTCGACTCGACGAACATCGTCACGCCCGCGTTGACGGCGATCACGAGCATCAGCCTCGACCACACGAAGCAGCTCGGCCCGACCCGCGCCGCGATCGCCGCCGAGAAAGCGGGCATCCTCAAGGCGGGCGTGCCCTGCGTGTCGGGCGTCGCCGACAGCGAAGCGGGCGACGTGATCGCCCGGATCGCGTCGGAACGCGGCTGCCCACTCATGGTGCGCGAGCGCGACTTCCACATCGAGCCAACCAACCATTCAACGGCGAGCCCACAGAACCAAACGGCGAGCCCGCGACGTCCGTCGTGGGTGTTCACCCAAACCCAGCCCGACGGATCAACCGAAACGATCGAAGACATCCTCCCAGCCCTCCCGGGCGGGGCTCAGGCGCAGAACGCTGCGGTCGCGTTGGCTGCCTTGGGAACCTTAGCCAATGCGGGTTGGGATTTGCCGATCGAGGCGCGCCGGCACGGGATCGCAGCGGGTCGATTACCGGCGCGGCTGGAGCGGTTCGAGGGCGTGCCCCCCGTCGTCGTCGACGGCGCCCACAACGACGCCTCGGCCCGGGCCTTGGCCGAGGCGCTCGACGGCCTGCTGCCCGGAACGCCGCGCGAGCGGCGGGTGCTGGTTGTCGCCATCAGTGACGACAAAGATCTGGCTGCCATCCTCGAGCCGCTCGCGCAACGCTTCGGTCACGTCCTGGCGACCCGCTACCTCGACAACCCACGGGCGGCCGACCCGGGCGAGATCGCCGCGGTCGCCGCCCGGATCACCGACTCGGTGTCGATCGAACCGGCCCCCGCGGAGGCCTTCCGTAAAGCCAAAGAACTGGCCACCGGAGCGGGGGCGGTCGTCTTCGCCGGCTCCCTGCTCTTCGCCGCCGAGGCGCGGCGGCTGGTCCTCGCCGAGCGGCCCTGA